In Nitrospirae bacterium CG2_30_53_67, a single window of DNA contains:
- a CDS encoding peptidylprolyl isomerase, which yields MTTHLHAAEPGKGEPQAVLETDFGKILIAFDPDAAPKTVENFKKLVKEGFYNKTYFHRVIPGFMIQGGDPNTKDDDRSNDGMGGPGYTIQAEFSSRKHVSGTVSMARSMDPDSAGSQFFICVAAAPHLDRQYTVFGHVVEGMDVVGKIVSAPRDRMDNPLKSIYIQKAYLK from the coding sequence ATGACCACGCATCTTCATGCGGCTGAACCCGGGAAGGGCGAGCCCCAAGCCGTTTTGGAGACGGATTTTGGAAAGATCCTCATTGCCTTTGATCCGGATGCAGCCCCGAAGACCGTGGAGAATTTCAAAAAGCTTGTCAAGGAGGGTTTTTATAACAAGACTTATTTCCACCGGGTCATCCCCGGTTTCATGATCCAGGGAGGCGATCCCAACACCAAGGACGACGACCGGAGCAACGACGGCATGGGCGGGCCGGGTTATACCATCCAGGCCGAGTTCAGCAGCCGCAAGCACGTGAGCGGAACGGTTTCCATGGCAAGGTCCATGGATCCCGACAGCGCCGGGTCGCAGTTCTTCATCTGCGTGGCCGCGGCCCCCCATCTCGACCGCCAGTATACGGTCTTCGGCCATGTCGTCGAAGGGATGGACGTGGTCGGCAAGATCGTCAGCGCTCCCAGGGACCGCATGGACAATCCGTTGAAGTCCATCTATATACAGAAGGCCTACCTGAAGTAG